In one window of Lacticaseibacillus casei DSM 20011 = JCM 1134 = ATCC 393 DNA:
- a CDS encoding YkuJ family protein, translating into MKQSQLVAIIKRLEAMQTGDGETQSRRFEKNGDEKGLVTYDPKTETYELEELGTHQTFQFDNIDLAAMEIYDLMDFDEDEDTNDTNDSDQA; encoded by the coding sequence ATGAAACAATCACAGCTCGTGGCCATCATCAAACGCCTCGAAGCCATGCAGACAGGCGACGGCGAGACACAGTCACGCCGCTTCGAAAAAAATGGTGATGAAAAGGGCCTCGTGACATACGATCCCAAGACCGAAACTTATGAACTTGAAGAACTTGGAACGCACCAGACTTTCCAGTTTGACAACATCGATCTTGCGGCCATGGAAATCTATGATCTGATGGATTTTGATGAAGACGAGGACACTAATGATACTAACGACAGCGACCAGGCTTAA
- a CDS encoding LTA synthase family protein has translation MNQIGTKLRGFFNTRLGFLALAIVLFWAKTYWAYQAKFNLGITGSFQHLILAINPIPTTLFLFGIALYMSGRKSYVTMLVIDALTSVWLFANVLYYREFSDFLTFALIKGSGAVSNNLNKGIMGIVQPTDFLVFVDVVVLILLLAFKVIRMDIRPIKKRFALGVSLLAVLMFGANLAMAYSDRSGLLTRTFDNNYIVKYLGLNAYTVVDGVKTAKNSATKANADSSDVKSVLNYLNKNRVAPNAEYTGVAKGKNVFIIHLESLQQFMIDFKWDDQEVTPNLNKLYHESDTLSFDNFFNQVGQGKTADAEMMMENSLFGLPEGAAMVTDGTTNTFQAAPAILDQHGYTTASFHGDVPSFWNRDNTYKSWGYDYFFSKNYFSSGKNYDVGYGLKDKIFLKDSAQYIEQLPQPFYAKMITVTNHYPYTLDKANQTISKTDTGDDTVDGYVQTARYLDEAMGEFFNWLKETGLYDKSMIVLYGDHYGISNNHKKAMAKLTNIPGFNDYNNAMYQRVPFMIHMPGLKGGINHTYGGEIDALPTILNLLGVKDNNTVQFGSDLLSPNHPQTVAFRNGDFVTPDFTKVGSQYFNTSTGKKISKLSASQKKTVDAATNRVTTELSLSDRVINGDLLRFYTPSGFKKVDRSDFSYKLTDTKKKLKAAQKDGTSLKAQNKGKSTVDEYKTDAPELKSSSDDDSSDDSK, from the coding sequence ATGAACCAGATCGGCACTAAACTTCGAGGTTTTTTCAATACAAGACTCGGCTTTTTGGCCCTTGCCATTGTCTTATTCTGGGCAAAGACGTACTGGGCATATCAAGCCAAATTTAACTTGGGAATCACCGGCAGCTTTCAACATCTGATTTTGGCGATTAATCCCATCCCGACAACGCTTTTTCTTTTTGGCATTGCTTTATATATGTCCGGACGAAAATCGTATGTCACGATGCTGGTGATTGATGCATTGACGTCTGTTTGGCTTTTTGCCAATGTGCTTTATTATCGGGAATTCTCAGACTTCTTGACGTTTGCGTTGATCAAAGGATCGGGAGCAGTTTCCAATAACTTAAACAAAGGGATCATGGGGATTGTTCAACCAACGGATTTCCTGGTTTTTGTTGACGTTGTGGTTTTGATTTTGTTGCTGGCGTTTAAAGTGATTCGCATGGATATTCGCCCGATCAAAAAACGGTTTGCTCTCGGTGTTTCGTTGCTGGCGGTATTGATGTTTGGCGCCAACTTGGCGATGGCCTACAGCGATCGTTCTGGTTTGCTGACCCGGACTTTTGATAACAACTATATCGTCAAGTATCTCGGCCTGAATGCTTACACGGTTGTCGATGGGGTTAAGACAGCTAAAAACAGCGCCACCAAAGCTAATGCCGATTCGAGCGATGTTAAGTCAGTACTGAATTACTTAAACAAAAATCGCGTTGCCCCAAATGCGGAATACACGGGTGTGGCAAAAGGTAAAAATGTTTTCATCATCCACCTGGAGAGCCTGCAGCAGTTTATGATCGACTTCAAATGGGATGACCAGGAAGTCACGCCAAACTTGAATAAGCTGTATCACGAATCTGACACTTTATCGTTTGATAACTTCTTTAATCAAGTTGGCCAAGGTAAAACCGCGGATGCCGAAATGATGATGGAGAACTCATTATTTGGCTTACCTGAAGGCGCAGCTATGGTGACAGATGGCACGACCAACACATTCCAGGCAGCTCCGGCTATTTTGGATCAGCATGGCTACACGACTGCTTCATTCCACGGGGATGTACCAAGCTTTTGGAATCGCGATAATACGTATAAGTCTTGGGGGTATGATTACTTCTTCTCGAAGAATTACTTCTCAAGCGGTAAGAATTATGACGTGGGCTATGGTCTGAAAGACAAGATCTTCCTTAAAGATTCGGCTCAATACATTGAACAGCTACCTCAGCCGTTTTATGCCAAAATGATCACGGTTACCAACCATTATCCGTATACTCTAGATAAGGCCAACCAAACGATCAGTAAAACCGATACAGGCGATGACACGGTAGACGGGTATGTGCAGACGGCGCGCTATCTTGACGAAGCCATGGGTGAATTTTTCAATTGGTTAAAAGAAACCGGGTTGTATGATAAGTCGATGATTGTGCTCTACGGCGACCATTATGGGATTTCTAACAACCATAAGAAGGCGATGGCTAAGTTAACCAACATCCCCGGCTTTAATGACTATAACAACGCTATGTATCAACGGGTGCCGTTTATGATTCACATGCCAGGGCTAAAAGGTGGCATTAATCACACGTACGGTGGAGAAATTGATGCCTTACCAACGATTTTGAATCTGCTTGGGGTCAAGGACAACAACACCGTTCAGTTTGGCTCCGATTTGCTGTCGCCCAACCATCCACAAACAGTTGCATTCAGAAACGGGGATTTTGTGACGCCTGACTTTACCAAGGTGGGAAGTCAGTACTTTAACACCAGCACTGGCAAGAAGATCAGCAAACTATCAGCCAGTCAGAAAAAGACAGTTGATGCGGCTACCAACCGCGTGACGACTGAACTTTCCTTGTCAGATCGCGTGATTAACGGCGACCTTCTCCGATTCTATACGCCAAGCGGCTTTAAAAAAGTCGATCGCAGTGACTTTTCGTATAAGTTAACCGATACGAAGAAGAAGCTCAAAGCTGCCCAAAAAGACGGTACGAGTCTGAAGGCGCAAAATAAGGGTAAGTCTACGGTGGATGAATACAAAACCGATGCACCTGAGCTTAAAAGTAGTAGTGATGACGATAGCAGCGATGACTCAAAGTAG
- a CDS encoding Fur family transcriptional regulator has protein sequence MNQAVYNKTINLLKAKQIRVTPQREAIISYMIDSTAHPTAEMIYAKLSPQFPHMSVATVYNNLRLLVDLNLVEEMSSNDAATHFDFPIEPHYHAICTNCGKIFDFTYPGVTDVEAVAAKETGFKVSGHHLEVYGICPDCQVKLGMKPAKQHTK, from the coding sequence ATGAATCAGGCAGTTTATAACAAGACAATTAACTTGCTCAAAGCAAAGCAGATTCGGGTCACACCACAGCGTGAAGCGATCATTTCATACATGATCGACAGCACTGCACATCCGACAGCCGAGATGATTTATGCAAAGCTTTCACCGCAATTTCCGCATATGAGTGTTGCCACGGTGTATAACAATTTGCGTCTGTTGGTGGACCTTAATCTAGTTGAAGAAATGTCTTCCAATGATGCGGCAACACATTTTGATTTTCCAATTGAACCGCACTACCATGCGATCTGCACAAATTGTGGTAAGATTTTTGACTTTACCTACCCAGGAGTGACAGACGTTGAAGCCGTTGCTGCCAAAGAAACCGGATTTAAGGTGAGCGGTCATCACCTTGAAGTCTACGGTATTTGTCCTGATTGCCAGGTTAAATTGGGTATGAAGCCAGCAAAGCAGCATACAAAGTGA
- a CDS encoding site-specific integrase yields MASISKRGKKWQYRVSYKDNDGTRKYVNKGGFPSKKAADIAAIEVERQHNRGANLDLNKITLIDYWDKWIELYKSGKHSRITEARYKTIRKQLLAYWGESRELKSISKSDWQGFINEFGKKRAKDTVSKLNGYVRSMADSAVDDQIIYTNFTHNVVLTGNEGQAGIIKYLQVKDLRKLVNYCLEFADYEHIAYYIIATGALTGARYSEVLGLTWDRVDLKKRVVHITKTWDHRYGSGFAATKNKSSVRDIDITRELADLLLRLKKEQQEVYLAQGYRDSKQLLFRSIRHNMLSSTAINKDLRTIEKTLDISPAITFHGLRHTHVSYLIANHVDINYISKRLGHANTMITQKVYAHLLEDQRKEQVSQTLQALSRL; encoded by the coding sequence ATGGCCAGCATTAGTAAACGTGGCAAAAAATGGCAATATCGTGTCTCGTACAAGGATAATGATGGAACACGCAAGTATGTCAACAAAGGTGGCTTCCCCTCAAAAAAAGCTGCTGATATAGCGGCAATCGAAGTCGAACGTCAGCATAATCGCGGTGCAAATTTGGATCTTAACAAGATAACGTTAATCGACTACTGGGACAAATGGATTGAGCTGTACAAATCTGGTAAGCATTCTCGTATCACCGAAGCCCGGTATAAAACAATTCGTAAACAGTTATTAGCCTACTGGGGCGAAAGCCGTGAACTAAAATCAATTTCAAAATCAGACTGGCAGGGGTTTATCAATGAGTTTGGCAAAAAAAGGGCTAAAGATACAGTCAGCAAATTGAATGGCTATGTTCGCTCAATGGCTGATTCTGCCGTCGATGACCAAATAATATATACTAACTTCACTCATAACGTCGTCCTCACTGGTAATGAAGGCCAAGCAGGAATCATCAAATATTTGCAAGTAAAGGATTTGCGCAAGCTCGTCAATTACTGCCTAGAATTTGCAGACTACGAGCATATTGCTTACTACATCATCGCAACCGGGGCACTGACCGGAGCTAGGTATTCTGAAGTTCTTGGGCTCACGTGGGATCGTGTTGATCTTAAAAAGCGCGTTGTGCACATTACAAAAACGTGGGATCACAGATATGGCAGCGGCTTTGCTGCTACTAAGAACAAATCAAGTGTACGTGACATCGACATCACGAGAGAACTTGCAGACTTGCTTTTACGTCTCAAGAAAGAACAGCAAGAGGTCTACCTTGCTCAGGGATATCGTGATAGCAAACAACTATTATTTCGCAGCATACGGCATAACATGCTATCGAGCACGGCAATTAATAAGGATCTAAGGACGATCGAGAAGACTCTCGACATTTCCCCCGCGATTACTTTCCATGGGCTTAGACACACTCACGTTTCCTATTTGATTGCCAATCACGTTGACATTAACTATATTTCAAAAAGACTTGGGCATGCCAATACAATGATCACTCAAAAAGTCTACGCTCATCTTCTTGAAGATCAAAGAAAAGAGCAGGTATCCCAGACGCTACAAGCACTTTCAAGACTTTAG
- a CDS encoding DUF3800 domain-containing protein, with translation MDETQLSIYIDESGTLCKSDASPDYFVYGGFWCTSDQSENISANFGRELIRLFPSCKNGEKKASTMKHRKERILLSEIVSDSEGSFHPVFVSEYLKSLEKPLSTKEEKQLHKNYLLRRFVEKCIVDFRQCGYTSETINVYIDDQPKTKMISYDDFPNYLSNHLHAQYYSPSYITSNAKISVKFMDSNFDRRIQLCDVLANAKWNHYIHGHNDVEKGLEKSDVIRLKLP, from the coding sequence ATGGATGAGACACAACTATCAATTTATATAGACGAATCTGGCACCCTTTGTAAAAGTGATGCTAGTCCTGACTATTTTGTATATGGAGGTTTTTGGTGTACCTCTGATCAGTCTGAAAATATTTCAGCAAATTTTGGCAGAGAATTAATTAGGCTTTTCCCCAGTTGTAAAAATGGTGAGAAAAAAGCTTCGACGATGAAGCATCGAAAAGAGCGAATTCTACTGAGCGAAATCGTTTCAGATAGCGAAGGATCTTTTCATCCTGTGTTTGTTTCTGAATATCTAAAATCTCTAGAAAAACCGCTGAGCACAAAGGAAGAAAAGCAGCTTCATAAGAACTATCTTCTTCGTCGATTTGTCGAAAAGTGTATTGTAGATTTTCGACAATGTGGGTATACATCAGAAACAATAAACGTATACATAGATGATCAGCCAAAAACCAAAATGATTTCATATGATGACTTTCCCAACTATTTATCAAATCACCTTCACGCCCAGTACTATTCTCCGTCATACATTACCTCAAATGCTAAAATAAGCGTAAAATTTATGGACTCCAATTTTGACAGGCGAATACAGCTCTGTGACGTTTTAGCTAATGCAAAGTGGAATCACTATATTCACGGACATAATGATGTTGAGAAGGGCCTTGAAAAATCAGACGTAATAAGACTAAAACTACCGTGA
- a CDS encoding tcdA-E operon negative regulator, with protein MKLLILIAFLGSLLLAAVFGTLSIVQRKDSRKLKRNLIITALSAIAFIAIFFWIGTYSGESNRSAASSSSSKAESSKAKSSQDDDDSYEDTDSDDSDDEESSSTETFNAADYNTGITYEQLARTPDDYKGKNITLTGEVIQVVEGDDETDLRVAVDGNYDNVIMVGYDPDIMNGSRILENDKITFYAESLGTTTYKSTMGGKITVPLALAKKIDDAGTAPDDYGD; from the coding sequence ATGAAACTACTTATCTTAATTGCCTTTTTGGGATCGCTCCTATTGGCTGCAGTATTTGGCACATTGTCTATAGTTCAACGAAAGGATTCGAGAAAACTAAAACGGAACCTTATTATTACCGCGTTGTCGGCGATAGCATTTATTGCAATCTTTTTTTGGATTGGCACCTATTCGGGAGAAAGCAACAGGTCAGCTGCATCTAGTTCGTCTTCGAAGGCTGAATCGTCAAAGGCAAAATCGTCACAAGATGATGATGACAGTTACGAAGACACTGATAGCGATGACTCTGATGATGAAGAATCATCAAGCACAGAAACATTCAACGCAGCTGACTACAACACTGGGATCACTTATGAACAGTTAGCACGGACTCCAGACGACTACAAGGGCAAGAACATCACTTTAACGGGCGAAGTTATTCAAGTCGTTGAGGGTGACGATGAAACTGATTTGCGTGTTGCAGTTGATGGTAATTATGACAATGTAATCATGGTCGGTTATGATCCAGATATTATGAACGGCTCTCGCATTCTAGAAAATGACAAGATCACCTTCTATGCTGAAAGCTTGGGTACCACCACTTACAAATCTACCATGGGTGGCAAAATCACAGTTCCATTGGCTTTGGCCAAGAAGATTGATGACGCCGGAACTGCTCCCGACGACTATGGTGATTAG
- a CDS encoding XRE family transcriptional regulator, producing MTEALFGKRLHNLRLLKKMSQQELADKLNDWTAKHDPNNKAKISKSMISRWENGKADPQMFYVRLITNFFGVDPNAFIHESWSENDQIIDNSVNSNIMTKTNDILPIYSKLHPERQQKVYTYAEKQLNEQQNPDNVVSLDEARVERNLDEPEFNVEVDGIVAAGYGAFNDDRDEPMDTVKIPDSAIPAHYDYCFKVVGDSMHPTYDDGEFVFVQKTQDVTNGMIAVVDINGMTFIKKLIFEENRLCLRSLNDDVDEKTGERIYPDFYADETDNIDVIGKVVGSYAFK from the coding sequence ATGACAGAAGCCCTATTTGGCAAGAGGCTACACAATCTTAGGCTATTAAAAAAAATGTCTCAGCAGGAGCTTGCAGATAAGCTAAATGACTGGACAGCTAAACATGATCCAAACAATAAAGCTAAAATTAGCAAGAGCATGATATCTCGCTGGGAAAACGGCAAAGCTGATCCACAAATGTTCTATGTACGATTGATAACCAATTTTTTTGGAGTCGATCCCAATGCTTTTATACACGAATCATGGTCTGAAAATGACCAAATTATTGACAATTCAGTCAATAGCAACATTATGACCAAAACAAATGACATTCTCCCTATATATAGTAAGCTCCACCCTGAACGTCAGCAGAAAGTCTACACTTATGCTGAAAAGCAGCTCAATGAACAGCAGAACCCCGACAACGTTGTCAGCTTAGATGAAGCGCGTGTAGAACGTAATCTCGATGAACCAGAGTTCAATGTTGAGGTTGATGGTATTGTGGCCGCTGGCTATGGTGCCTTTAATGATGATCGCGATGAGCCAATGGATACAGTTAAGATTCCGGACAGCGCTATTCCAGCTCACTACGATTACTGTTTTAAGGTTGTCGGCGACAGTATGCACCCTACCTATGATGATGGTGAGTTCGTATTTGTTCAGAAAACGCAAGACGTTACGAACGGAATGATCGCGGTAGTTGATATTAATGGTATGACATTTATTAAGAAGCTGATTTTTGAAGAGAACCGTTTGTGTCTTCGTTCATTGAATGATGATGTGGACGAAAAAACGGGCGAACGTATCTACCCAGACTTCTACGCGGACGAAACCGACAATATTGATGTGATCGGCAAAGTTGTCGGGTCATACGCATTTAAATAA
- a CDS encoding helix-turn-helix domain-containing protein, producing MNNPGYRDLKGWLVARGISQNKVASFLGTTPNYVNKKLNGTGPDFRLSEARKLHTGFGVPMAYFFEVDVPFSERKETV from the coding sequence ATGAATAATCCTGGATACAGAGATTTGAAAGGGTGGTTAGTTGCGCGGGGAATTTCGCAAAATAAAGTTGCTAGTTTTCTTGGTACTACTCCAAATTATGTAAACAAAAAGCTCAATGGAACTGGTCCTGATTTTCGTTTGTCAGAAGCACGCAAGCTTCATACGGGCTTTGGGGTACCAATGGCATATTTTTTTGAAGTTGATGTTCCTTTTTCGGAACGAAAGGAGACTGTTTAA
- a CDS encoding antA/AntB antirepressor family protein → MNELIKTITRDDGTIAVSGRELHDFLEVDTPYTQWFDRMIDYGFTENTDFKGLSQKSEKPIGGRPRIDHVMTLDMAKEVAMIQRTDRGKQARQYFIEIDKQAHHDMTGLSPATRAAVAATQALAAQERRLNRVDAKVNAISDIVSISTMDWRRATRDIITKIAHMRGDDYQATRKDIYKDVEQRGGYSLSTRLTNLRNRMAGEGQSLSKRNKTNKVDVIGNDKRLIEIYMAVVKDHAIKYRVWDNEY, encoded by the coding sequence ATGAATGAACTAATTAAGACCATCACACGTGATGATGGAACGATCGCGGTAAGCGGCCGCGAGCTACACGATTTCTTGGAAGTAGATACGCCATATACACAGTGGTTTGACCGCATGATTGACTATGGATTTACGGAAAACACTGACTTTAAAGGTTTATCACAAAAAAGTGAAAAACCTATTGGTGGTCGTCCACGGATTGATCACGTCATGACGCTCGACATGGCAAAGGAAGTTGCAATGATTCAGCGAACCGATCGAGGCAAGCAAGCGCGTCAATATTTTATCGAAATTGATAAGCAGGCACATCACGATATGACCGGTCTAAGTCCAGCGACACGGGCGGCTGTTGCAGCTACGCAAGCGCTAGCCGCACAAGAGCGACGCTTGAATCGAGTTGATGCAAAAGTAAATGCCATCAGTGACATCGTAAGTATTTCCACAATGGACTGGCGCCGAGCAACTCGGGACATCATTACTAAGATCGCACATATGAGAGGAGACGATTATCAAGCCACACGGAAAGATATCTACAAAGATGTCGAACAACGAGGCGGATACAGCTTGAGTACACGGCTTACCAACCTACGCAACCGAATGGCTGGGGAAGGCCAATCTTTATCCAAGCGAAATAAGACTAACAAAGTTGATGTGATCGGCAATGACAAGCGGCTCATTGAGATCTACATGGCGGTTGTTAAGGACCACGCCATCAAGTATCGCGTCTGGGACAACGAGTATTAA
- a CDS encoding DUF771 domain-containing protein, producing MPLLQVVEDDQISSKKYLAVNEEELAKMIEENQELKRKLAARGMWTLTTATSYVEGHNNTWVVNNILNVPRFHKFLQDTVVSYPPPGKKGYLFHPKPWLEFLDKWFPEISRSLREKDK from the coding sequence ATGCCGTTGTTGCAGGTTGTTGAAGATGATCAGATTTCAAGCAAAAAGTATTTAGCGGTCAATGAAGAAGAACTGGCAAAGATGATCGAGGAGAACCAAGAGCTAAAGCGCAAGCTAGCAGCACGAGGCATGTGGACGCTCACCACCGCAACAAGCTATGTCGAAGGACATAACAACACGTGGGTAGTTAACAATATCTTGAACGTCCCACGCTTCCACAAGTTCTTGCAAGATACCGTGGTTTCATATCCACCGCCTGGCAAAAAGGGGTATCTGTTTCATCCGAAACCATGGCTCGAGTTCTTAGACAAATGGTTCCCAGAGATTTCAAGGTCACTTAGAGAGAAGGACAAATAA
- a CDS encoding siphovirus Gp157 family protein: MSVLYDLTDKLTSLQRLAESGKADPKAIADTMEMTEGDFDDKAVGYVKVYKSVEADIKEIDAEIRRLQERKTSAKKNAATIKSRLAQAMVETGREHIHTPLFSIYTRRTVSVEAPEDPNKLPPEFIKTTLMVNKSDLKKALQAGREVPNARLVENIGLGVR, from the coding sequence ATGTCAGTATTATACGACTTAACAGACAAATTGACCAGCTTGCAACGACTGGCAGAAAGTGGCAAGGCTGATCCAAAAGCTATTGCTGACACGATGGAAATGACTGAGGGCGACTTTGACGACAAAGCGGTTGGCTATGTCAAAGTCTATAAATCAGTCGAAGCAGACATCAAAGAAATCGACGCTGAAATCAGGCGTTTGCAAGAACGCAAGACAAGTGCAAAGAAAAACGCTGCGACGATTAAATCACGATTGGCGCAAGCGATGGTTGAAACTGGTCGTGAACACATTCATACACCACTATTCAGCATTTACACACGCAGAACAGTAAGCGTGGAAGCACCAGAAGACCCGAATAAGTTGCCACCAGAGTTCATTAAGACCACATTGATGGTCAACAAATCCGACTTGAAGAAAGCATTGCAAGCTGGCCGTGAGGTACCAAACGCGCGACTGGTTGAAAACATCGGACTGGGGGTACGGTAG
- a CDS encoding AAA family ATPase translates to MQPIKHASSIDRTKNWRVLIYGKPGVGKTSAIRNLDGKTLVLDLDDSSKVLSGATNIDVQPFDRSKPSEEWKEFLKNLAERVSGYDNLVIDNVSAFEKDWFVERGRASKNGIGNEIQDYGQWANYFARIMTMIFMDAPVNVLVTAWENTRDVTSETGQSFSQYAPAIRDSVRDGLLGLTDVVGRVVISTKTSHRGVILAGSDAIFAKNRLDDRTACAIEDLFKFGGDSDVSASSLPEGAS, encoded by the coding sequence ATGCAGCCAATTAAACATGCATCTTCAATTGATCGAACAAAGAACTGGCGAGTTTTAATTTATGGAAAGCCTGGTGTCGGTAAGACGTCAGCTATCCGCAATCTTGATGGCAAAACACTCGTATTAGATCTGGATGACAGTTCCAAGGTGCTATCCGGTGCAACGAACATTGATGTGCAACCATTTGACCGAAGCAAGCCGAGCGAGGAATGGAAAGAATTTCTGAAGAATCTGGCTGAACGTGTTTCTGGATATGACAATCTGGTGATCGACAACGTATCAGCATTCGAAAAAGACTGGTTTGTCGAACGTGGTCGTGCCAGCAAGAACGGCATTGGCAACGAGATTCAGGATTATGGACAATGGGCGAATTACTTTGCCCGTATCATGACCATGATTTTCATGGACGCACCAGTAAACGTGCTAGTAACCGCTTGGGAAAACACACGAGACGTTACGAGCGAAACTGGGCAATCATTCAGCCAGTATGCACCAGCAATTCGTGACAGCGTGCGTGACGGGCTATTAGGTCTGACAGATGTGGTAGGACGCGTGGTCATCAGCACAAAGACAAGCCATCGAGGAGTTATCCTTGCAGGCTCAGATGCAATTTTTGCCAAAAATCGTTTGGATGATCGAACTGCGTGTGCCATTGAGGACCTCTTTAAGTTTGGAGGTGACAGTGATGTTTCAGCTTCATCCTTACCAGAAGGAGCTAGTTAA
- a CDS encoding DEAD/DEAH box helicase, translating to MFQLHPYQKELVNQAREKLADGHKSVLLVSPAGSGKSVIIAEIARLAVERGGHVMFMVHRQELVNQIVQTFQADEIDLQATTIMTVGKIANRLNRLPRPSLIVTDESHHSLAKTYLKIYSFYADVPRLGFSASPWRMNGQGLGNVYEAMVEGPSVKWLIDHQYLAPYDYYAPTLIDVQKLQTSSTGDYTNKSMDAAVPKAIFGDVVSHYQHLAGGRQAIVYAHSIEASKQVVEAFQSAGITAVHADAKTPKGQRDHIMADFKAGKITILSNVDLISEGFNVPDVGVIIMLRPTASLVLDIQQSMRGMRYKPGKRSIIIDHVANAYRFGLPDTEHEWTLNDRPKKKKRDNMGPPIKTCDACYAVIPVQYKICPICGHELEAESTGMDVDEAAKLKKLTAKDFKFVVHHPNRMQPSEAKSLKDLQEIARVRGYKPGWAYYQAKNRGFIADRKWRKQA from the coding sequence ATGTTTCAGCTTCATCCTTACCAGAAGGAGCTAGTTAATCAAGCAAGAGAAAAGCTGGCTGACGGTCACAAATCTGTACTGCTAGTCAGCCCAGCGGGATCTGGTAAGTCAGTTATCATCGCTGAAATAGCTAGGTTGGCAGTCGAACGTGGCGGCCATGTGATGTTTATGGTGCACCGACAAGAACTAGTTAACCAGATCGTGCAGACTTTTCAGGCTGATGAGATCGACTTGCAGGCAACCACAATCATGACAGTTGGTAAGATTGCCAACCGCCTGAATCGATTGCCGCGACCCTCTTTGATCGTTACCGACGAGAGCCATCACTCTCTGGCAAAGACTTACCTAAAAATATACAGCTTTTATGCAGATGTTCCGCGTCTCGGCTTTTCGGCCAGTCCGTGGCGAATGAATGGTCAAGGATTAGGGAATGTTTACGAAGCGATGGTAGAAGGTCCATCAGTTAAATGGTTGATTGATCACCAGTACCTAGCACCTTACGACTATTATGCCCCCACACTGATTGATGTTCAGAAACTGCAAACATCTAGTACCGGCGATTATACTAACAAGTCGATGGATGCGGCCGTGCCTAAGGCCATCTTCGGTGATGTGGTTAGCCACTATCAGCATTTGGCTGGTGGCCGCCAAGCGATCGTTTACGCCCATAGTATCGAGGCGAGTAAACAGGTCGTTGAGGCATTTCAATCGGCAGGCATCACAGCTGTGCATGCGGATGCGAAAACACCAAAAGGACAACGTGATCACATTATGGCTGACTTTAAAGCCGGAAAAATCACCATTTTATCCAACGTGGATCTGATCAGCGAAGGTTTTAACGTACCCGATGTCGGCGTGATCATCATGCTGAGGCCAACTGCTTCGTTGGTACTGGATATTCAGCAGTCAATGCGCGGCATGCGATACAAGCCGGGAAAACGGTCGATCATTATCGACCATGTAGCCAATGCATATCGGTTCGGCTTACCTGATACTGAGCACGAATGGACACTGAATGATCGGCCTAAAAAGAAAAAACGTGACAATATGGGGCCGCCTATTAAGACGTGTGATGCCTGTTATGCGGTCATTCCAGTACAGTACAAGATTTGCCCTATCTGTGGGCATGAGCTTGAAGCCGAATCGACAGGGATGGACGTTGACGAAGCCGCAAAGCTTAAAAAGTTAACTGCCAAAGACTTTAAGTTTGTGGTGCATCATCCGAACCGTATGCAGCCATCAGAAGCAAAAAGTCTCAAAGATTTACAGGAAATTGCCCGCGTTCGGGGTTACAAACCGGGATGGGCTTACTATCAAGCAAAAAATCGCGGCTTTATTGCCGACAGAAAATGGAGGAAACAAGCATGA